A single window of Chloracidobacterium thermophilum B DNA harbors:
- a CDS encoding DNA methyltransferase, giving the protein MEAWVGQTKSIHALPVDDTRRIPSMQLAFSMFADFFTDRGTAKTLARPSAYRGLYAFHKYWGKKPSEPVRYLIQNVSPKHGLVVDPFLGSGVSAVEALQLKRRFIGVDINPVAVRIARLLVSPPSVNVIKEAFARVASHVRDAIIETYTTARKKTATHYIWRNGTMEMVWLTSGEKRGRVELPPDKHDLALSECFAAYQPQRLREPRFFTNSRINSSPSLTLKDLFTGRALRNIELLLAVIDDLPEVMQEPMRLSLTAAIGQMSKMVFAITSRGKTTGASSSRMEVGSWVIGYWRPEQHFEVNVWNCFERRVQKLIKAVAESESARVSAKEGTLSAVCTGYTDYALLAGDCLALLPQIPDKSVDLLITDPPHSDRIPYLELSEIWNVILGEEPSFELEIVVSNAKERAKTLHGYNQAMSQFLEIVSHKLSSSGFLVLFFNARTKESWKFLNNFVVRANEADIAYCGCFPLIYSAASVVQDNREGALRTDYGLVFARTVNAAYPLADIPGWMFTLPTPKE; this is encoded by the coding sequence ATGGAAGCCTGGGTTGGGCAGACGAAGTCCATACATGCTTTACCTGTGGACGATACGCGAAGGATACCTAGTATGCAGCTAGCCTTTTCTATGTTCGCTGATTTTTTTACGGATCGTGGCACGGCAAAAACGCTTGCACGTCCGTCAGCATATCGCGGCCTTTACGCTTTTCACAAATACTGGGGGAAGAAACCCTCTGAACCAGTGCGTTATCTCATTCAGAATGTTTCCCCTAAACACGGACTAGTGGTCGATCCCTTTCTGGGATCAGGCGTTTCAGCAGTAGAAGCACTTCAGTTGAAACGCCGCTTTATAGGAGTGGATATCAATCCTGTAGCTGTCAGAATTGCGCGGCTGCTTGTCTCGCCCCCCTCGGTAAATGTCATAAAAGAAGCCTTTGCACGAGTTGCTTCGCATGTCAGGGATGCAATAATCGAGACTTACACAACGGCGCGAAAGAAGACAGCCACGCACTACATCTGGCGTAATGGTACCATGGAAATGGTGTGGCTAACGAGCGGAGAGAAGAGAGGTCGAGTAGAGCTACCACCTGACAAGCATGATTTGGCTCTCTCGGAGTGCTTTGCAGCATATCAGCCGCAACGCTTGCGGGAGCCACGATTCTTCACAAACTCCCGCATCAATTCATCCCCTTCACTTACACTAAAAGACCTGTTCACGGGCCGAGCGCTTCGCAACATCGAGTTGCTGTTGGCGGTAATTGATGACCTGCCAGAGGTGATGCAAGAACCGATGCGACTTTCACTTACAGCGGCCATCGGTCAGATGAGCAAGATGGTCTTTGCCATCACTAGCCGAGGCAAAACTACTGGCGCAAGCAGTAGTCGAATGGAGGTTGGCTCGTGGGTCATTGGCTATTGGCGGCCAGAGCAGCATTTTGAGGTCAATGTCTGGAATTGCTTCGAGCGCCGGGTACAGAAGCTCATCAAGGCGGTCGCTGAGTCCGAATCGGCTCGCGTCTCAGCCAAGGAAGGCACGCTTTCGGCAGTCTGCACTGGTTATACTGACTATGCGCTGCTGGCGGGAGACTGTCTGGCATTGCTCCCACAGATTCCTGACAAATCGGTTGACTTGCTCATAACCGATCCACCGCACAGTGACCGAATTCCATATCTTGAACTGTCAGAAATCTGGAACGTGATCCTCGGCGAAGAACCGTCATTTGAATTAGAAATCGTGGTGTCAAATGCCAAGGAACGCGCAAAAACACTGCACGGCTACAATCAGGCGATGTCGCAGTTTCTGGAAATTGTGAGTCACAAGCTGAGTAGCAGCGGGTTCCTTGTGTTGTTCTTCAACGCACGCACCAAGGAAAGCTGGAAGTTTCTGAACAACTTTGTGGTCAGAGCAAATGAGGCAGACATAGCGTATTGCGGTTGCTTCCCGCTGATCTATTCAGCAGCATCGGTCGTACAGGATAACCGGGAAGGAGCATTACGTACGGACTACGGGCTGGTGTTTGCCCGTACAGTGAACGCGGCTTACCCACTCGCCGATATTCCCGGATGGATGTTTACTCTGCCCACACCAAAAGAGTAA
- a CDS encoding ABC transporter permease: protein MPNDLPAVSRPPDVSPRPRSRPVWRRLWFIYEKEMRETLRDKRVLFGVFISPLLITPLLLVVIGYFANRKAAEERAEVLTIAVVGAPAMLQEALARTPSISLLLVEAAQEADALIAQRKARAALIAPPEAEQALANNQTLALELVFDPSNEKSIAAMRRVQDALEEFNRATTGERLKRLNLDPSLVTPTTLTKRSVASDKNIGGLILGALLPYLIVLTAAFGGMTSAFDLGAGEKERGTMETLLVSPATRTEIILGKTLTIVTVSFASALFTIIGLVGSFAIGLSYFAQLTQGKIAISYTAVAVMTLVTLPLTLLTSSLLMILSAFARNQKEAQSYSLPFVMVVILPALVSLFVGDENPLGMSLIPLLNCALAIKQSLAGSLTVGFFGLTLLSSAVYATLAIAVCTALFNREEILFRS, encoded by the coding sequence ATGCCCAACGATCTGCCTGCCGTCTCCCGCCCCCCGGATGTGTCCCCCCGGCCGCGGTCGCGTCCCGTATGGCGACGCCTCTGGTTCATCTATGAGAAGGAAATGCGTGAAACCCTGCGCGACAAGCGGGTGCTGTTCGGCGTTTTCATCTCACCGCTGCTCATCACGCCGCTGCTGCTGGTGGTCATTGGCTACTTTGCTAACCGGAAGGCAGCGGAAGAAAGGGCGGAAGTCCTGACGATTGCGGTTGTGGGGGCACCTGCAATGCTCCAGGAAGCCTTGGCGCGGACGCCTTCAATTTCACTGCTGCTGGTTGAAGCTGCCCAGGAGGCCGATGCCCTGATTGCCCAGCGCAAGGCACGGGCGGCGCTCATTGCCCCACCGGAGGCTGAACAGGCATTGGCCAACAACCAGACGCTGGCGCTCGAACTTGTCTTCGACCCCTCCAACGAAAAATCCATCGCGGCCATGCGGCGGGTGCAGGACGCGCTGGAGGAGTTCAACCGCGCGACGACCGGCGAACGTCTGAAGCGGCTCAACCTGGACCCGTCGCTCGTGACGCCGACCACCCTGACCAAACGCAGTGTCGCTTCGGACAAAAACATCGGCGGTCTCATTCTGGGGGCGCTGCTGCCTTACCTCATCGTCCTGACGGCGGCTTTTGGCGGAATGACGAGTGCCTTTGATCTGGGCGCCGGCGAAAAAGAACGTGGGACGATGGAAACGCTGCTGGTGTCACCGGCGACCCGTACCGAGATCATTCTGGGCAAGACCCTGACCATCGTGACCGTCAGTTTTGCCTCGGCCCTGTTTACCATCATTGGACTGGTTGGCTCGTTTGCCATCGGGTTGAGTTACTTTGCGCAGCTTACACAGGGCAAAATTGCCATTTCCTACACGGCGGTTGCCGTCATGACACTGGTGACGCTCCCGCTCACGCTGCTGACTTCGTCGCTGCTGATGATCCTTTCGGCCTTTGCGCGCAACCAGAAAGAGGCGCAGTCCTATTCGCTGCCTTTCGTCATGGTTGTCATTCTGCCGGCCCTGGTGTCGTTGTTCGTCGGGGACGAAAACCCGCTGGGGATGAGCCTCATCCCGCTGCTCAACTGTGCTCTGGCCATCAAGCAATCCCTGGCCGGCTCACTGACCGTCGGATTCTTCGGGCTGACCCTGCTTTCGTCGGCCGTGTATGCCACGCTGGCCATTGCCGTGTGCACGGCGCTTTTCAATCGGGAGGAAATTCTGTTCCGCTCCTAG
- a CDS encoding peptidylprolyl isomerase produces MKKSLIIFTVVCFLATGALVAQNYLTKPQPPLTLTTDDINAFLTELPDANLEGLRSDPKGKELFRQQIARSLAIVVEAEQRGLFQKPEIKSQLDIAYAQIVGELWKRRPEAQEKPITPQDVAAFYREKPTAFEDFLAQNPQYRQAPKMDELKEKYGEFQVARMRGEAAGINKTPTFQLQLRLAQAQIVGNDIITKLQEAANPTDEEIEAYYKAHPEEFEEYKASHILISTLQPPTGPDGKPTSKKPLTEEEAQAKAEKLIKELQAGADFAKLAEQHSDDPGSKKQGGDLGYFREGTMVQPFFEGVKALQVGAFSTTPVKTQYGYHIIKLLDKRTKTIDEPLKREITEKLRQRKVEAKLDELVTRYGIVVPADFTIPPAPTS; encoded by the coding sequence ATGAAAAAATCACTCATCATCTTTACCGTCGTGTGCTTTCTGGCCACCGGCGCACTGGTTGCCCAAAACTACCTGACCAAACCCCAGCCTCCCCTGACCCTCACGACCGACGACATCAACGCCTTTCTGACCGAACTTCCAGACGCCAACCTGGAAGGACTGCGCTCCGACCCCAAAGGCAAGGAACTCTTCCGCCAGCAGATTGCCCGCTCCCTGGCCATCGTGGTGGAAGCCGAGCAGCGTGGACTGTTCCAGAAGCCCGAAATCAAGAGCCAGCTTGACATTGCCTACGCGCAAATTGTCGGTGAACTGTGGAAGCGCCGCCCCGAAGCTCAGGAAAAACCCATCACCCCACAAGACGTTGCTGCCTTTTACCGGGAAAAACCCACGGCCTTTGAAGATTTCCTGGCGCAGAACCCACAGTACCGCCAGGCGCCCAAAATGGATGAGCTGAAGGAAAAGTACGGTGAGTTCCAGGTGGCCCGGATGCGTGGTGAGGCAGCCGGCATCAACAAGACACCGACGTTCCAGCTTCAACTGCGCCTCGCGCAGGCCCAGATCGTTGGCAACGACATCATCACCAAGCTCCAGGAAGCCGCCAATCCCACGGATGAGGAAATCGAAGCCTACTACAAAGCGCATCCAGAAGAGTTCGAGGAATACAAAGCCAGCCACATTCTGATTTCCACTCTGCAACCGCCCACGGGCCCTGACGGCAAGCCGACTTCCAAAAAACCTCTCACTGAAGAGGAAGCGCAGGCCAAGGCCGAAAAACTCATCAAGGAGCTTCAGGCCGGGGCTGATTTCGCCAAGCTGGCCGAACAGCACTCCGATGATCCCGGCTCGAAGAAACAGGGTGGCGATCTGGGCTACTTCCGCGAAGGCACGATGGTGCAGCCCTTCTTTGAGGGGGTGAAGGCGCTCCAGGTGGGCGCATTCTCCACCACCCCCGTCAAGACCCAGTACGGCTACCACATCATCAAGCTGCTGGATAAACGCACCAAAACCATTGACGAGCCACTCAAGCGCGAAATCACCGAGAAGCTCCGGCAGCGCAAGGTTGAAGCCAAGCTCGATGAGCTGGTCACGCGCTACGGCATTGTTGTTCCCGCAGATTTCACGATTCCCCCGGCGCCAACGTCATAG
- a CDS encoding acyl-CoA dehydrogenase family protein, with translation MQFTEEHQLFRKTLRDFIEKEINPYVDQWEKDGIWPAHEVLKKMGDLDFLGVNYPPEYGGLGLDYWYNVIRAEELGRIPCGGVPMGITVHTDMCTPALAEFGSHELKKRFLEPAIRGTQLGAIAVSEPDAGSDVARIRTRAESDGDYYVITGNKMWITNGTQADWVCLLARTSPGESYEGMSLIMVPTDTPGFIVSRKIEKLGNWSSDTAELAFEGVRVPKSFRIGEEGQGFKLQMQQFQKERLIAAVTCYSGAERIVNLTKNYLKTRKTFGKPLIDNQYIQFRLAEVVTEIECLRQLCYYCTEKLIAGQDMTREASMAKLKGGQLVRLVADVCLQFHGGMGYTEEYPLARYYRDSRLFPIGGGADEIMMGIIAKYEGFYSERPRPATKAATAS, from the coding sequence ATGCAATTCACCGAAGAACATCAGCTTTTCCGCAAGACGCTCCGCGACTTCATTGAAAAGGAAATCAACCCATACGTTGACCAGTGGGAAAAGGACGGGATATGGCCCGCCCATGAGGTACTCAAGAAAATGGGCGACCTCGATTTTCTGGGCGTGAACTATCCACCTGAGTATGGCGGCCTCGGTCTGGACTACTGGTACAACGTCATCCGGGCCGAAGAACTCGGCCGGATTCCCTGCGGCGGCGTACCAATGGGCATCACCGTGCATACGGACATGTGTACGCCGGCGCTGGCTGAGTTTGGCTCCCACGAACTCAAAAAGCGCTTCCTGGAACCTGCCATTCGCGGCACGCAGTTGGGCGCCATTGCGGTCTCCGAACCTGATGCTGGCTCGGATGTCGCCCGCATCCGCACCCGTGCGGAATCCGACGGCGACTACTATGTGATTACCGGCAACAAGATGTGGATTACCAACGGCACCCAGGCGGACTGGGTTTGCCTCCTGGCGCGAACCTCACCCGGTGAATCGTATGAGGGTATGTCGCTCATCATGGTGCCGACCGACACGCCGGGTTTTATCGTCAGCCGCAAGATTGAAAAACTGGGCAACTGGTCTTCCGACACGGCCGAACTGGCCTTTGAAGGTGTCCGGGTTCCCAAGTCTTTCCGCATCGGTGAGGAAGGGCAGGGGTTCAAACTCCAGATGCAGCAGTTCCAGAAAGAGCGCCTCATTGCCGCTGTGACGTGCTACTCCGGGGCGGAACGCATTGTCAACCTGACGAAGAACTACCTCAAAACCCGCAAGACCTTCGGCAAGCCGCTCATTGACAACCAGTACATCCAGTTCCGCCTGGCTGAAGTTGTCACGGAAATCGAATGCCTGCGCCAGCTCTGCTACTACTGCACGGAGAAGCTCATTGCCGGACAGGATATGACCCGCGAAGCCTCGATGGCCAAGCTCAAGGGCGGGCAGCTCGTGCGCCTCGTCGCCGATGTCTGCCTCCAGTTCCACGGCGGCATGGGTTATACCGAAGAATACCCACTGGCACGTTACTACCGTGATTCGCGGCTGTTCCCGATTGGCGGCGGTGCGGACGAAATCATGATGGGCATCATTGCCAAGTACGAAGGCTTCTACAGCGAGCGTCCACGTCCCGCGACGAAAGCGGCGACGGCTTCCTGA
- the mce gene encoding methylmalonyl-CoA epimerase encodes MKIDHLGIAVESIEQALAFYRTALGLELTHTEVVAEQGVKVAMLPVGESRLELLEPTGSDTPVGKFLAKRGGGIHHICLGVDDLEAVLSRLKAQGIPLIDDKPRVGAEGCLVAFVHPKGTGGVLVELSQKQPQSLSSTEETSSAATHTV; translated from the coding sequence ATGAAGATTGACCATCTTGGCATTGCCGTCGAATCCATCGAGCAGGCGCTGGCTTTCTACCGTACGGCGCTGGGACTGGAACTGACCCACACCGAAGTCGTCGCCGAACAGGGTGTCAAAGTGGCGATGCTTCCGGTCGGTGAAAGCCGCCTGGAACTTCTGGAGCCGACAGGTTCCGATACGCCCGTCGGGAAGTTTCTGGCCAAGCGCGGCGGCGGCATCCACCACATCTGCCTTGGCGTGGATGACCTGGAAGCTGTCCTGAGCCGCCTCAAGGCGCAGGGTATCCCGCTCATTGACGACAAGCCACGGGTTGGGGCCGAAGGGTGTCTCGTGGCCTTTGTCCATCCCAAAGGCACGGGTGGGGTACTGGTCGAACTGTCCCAAAAGCAGCCACAATCACTATCTTCCACGGAAGAAACTTCATCGGCCGCCACCCATACAGTTTAG
- a CDS encoding patatin-like phospholipase family protein has product MADLLSSARLGLALSGGGPRGLAHIGVIKALDAYGLKPDFIAGTSAGSIVGAMLAAGMNWREMRAIAASIFWPELFDGKNLERFCAQHLPATFAELRYPFVAIAGEWPSRRMVILREGDLPSAISASCALPGVRRPVQRDGLSLLDGGIACPLPAEPVRDMGATYVIASDVLGISSVLRAVGVEPTTPTVRRFFPHHYRQALDAADILISPAIPLVGMLPVGRGLDAVIAAGEAATYAVLDRQRQLRLQQTA; this is encoded by the coding sequence ATGGCAGACCTGCTCTCATCCGCCCGCCTTGGACTGGCCCTGAGCGGTGGCGGCCCGCGCGGACTGGCCCATATCGGCGTCATCAAGGCGCTCGACGCCTACGGTCTCAAACCTGACTTCATCGCTGGAACCAGCGCTGGCAGCATCGTCGGCGCTATGCTGGCCGCTGGCATGAACTGGCGTGAAATGCGCGCCATCGCTGCTTCCATTTTCTGGCCGGAACTCTTTGACGGCAAAAACCTGGAACGTTTCTGCGCGCAACACCTGCCAGCCACCTTTGCCGAGCTGCGGTATCCCTTCGTGGCCATTGCCGGCGAGTGGCCCTCGCGGCGGATGGTCATCCTGCGGGAAGGTGACCTGCCGAGTGCCATCAGCGCCAGTTGCGCGCTGCCGGGCGTACGCCGGCCGGTCCAGCGCGACGGGCTTTCCCTGCTCGACGGCGGCATTGCCTGTCCGCTTCCGGCGGAACCGGTCCGTGACATGGGCGCCACTTATGTCATCGCTTCGGATGTCCTTGGGATTTCTTCCGTCCTGCGCGCCGTCGGTGTCGAGCCAACGACACCAACCGTCCGCCGGTTTTTTCCCCATCACTACCGGCAGGCGCTGGACGCAGCCGACATCCTGATTTCGCCGGCCATTCCACTCGTCGGGATGCTGCCCGTCGGTCGCGGACTCGATGCCGTCATCGCCGCTGGCGAAGCCGCAACCTATGCCGTTCTCGACCGCCAACGGCAACTGCGGCTTCAGCAAACGGCCTGA
- a CDS encoding S9 family peptidase — translation MTYFRWSAARLALLGAALLVAATPAVSRVAVNSRTADKSTKRLTLEALFDPVQRVNFSGNLPRLVWLPDGKQYLSFEVNAQTRQYEVVQVEALTGKRTPFHDPARMQSALEAAGMAADDSRTAATLRGAIFDAAFRRVLLSADNDLYLYDFTTDRAQRLTTSPGAAEEEYDFSPDGRRVSFVRDNDLYLLDLTATPPAERRLTQDGSSSVFNGILDWVYEEEVYGRGKRRGYWWNATGTLLAYLRLDDTAVPVHVLTDDVPFRQRVERTHYPQAGDPNPLVSLHVATCEGETAEVSLQAYPADDRIVTRVGWHPQQPNTLLFEVQNRRQTRLDLNTTTVLMLESMPPLPRPAAPERLLREESATAWVEVVELPTFLPDGSFLWQSDQTGFRHLYHHAADGKRLRAVTQGEWDVRELYGVANGQVYFAAAAHSPIANHLYRIQLDGTGLTRLSQTEGTHAAEFNATCTAYFDVSSTVTTPPQITLHQADGKLVRIIADNAEARALAAEYGLARPDFQQVKTRDGFVMEAMLLRPPDFDPQKKYPVWCYAYSGPGAQSVVDRWGGQRMLWHQLLAQRGYLVWICDNRSASGKGMRSMAPIYGRLGELELRDLEDGVAYLKTLPYVDGNRIGLWGWSYGGYITAYALTHSTVFKCGIAGAPVTDWRNYDSIYTERYMKLPQDNPEGYERSSVVAAARHLHGPLLLVHGLMDDNVHPRNSVQLIDALHKADRPFEFLPYPQSRHGVVTPYRVKHLYGRMLAFIEKHL, via the coding sequence ATGACATATTTTCGATGGTCGGCGGCCCGGCTGGCACTCCTTGGTGCAGCCCTTCTGGTTGCGGCGACACCGGCCGTGTCGCGTGTGGCTGTGAACAGCCGGACGGCAGACAAGTCCACAAAGCGACTCACCCTGGAAGCCCTGTTCGATCCCGTCCAGCGGGTGAATTTTTCCGGCAATCTGCCGCGTCTCGTCTGGTTGCCCGACGGGAAGCAGTACCTGTCCTTTGAGGTCAATGCCCAGACGCGCCAGTACGAAGTGGTGCAGGTCGAGGCGCTGACCGGCAAACGGACACCCTTCCACGACCCGGCGCGGATGCAGTCCGCCCTGGAAGCCGCCGGCATGGCGGCGGATGACAGTCGCACGGCAGCTACACTCCGGGGAGCCATTTTCGATGCTGCTTTCCGCCGCGTGCTGCTCAGTGCCGACAATGACCTGTATCTCTACGACTTCACGACCGACCGTGCCCAGCGGCTCACCACATCACCCGGTGCGGCCGAAGAGGAATATGACTTCAGTCCCGACGGCCGGCGCGTCAGTTTTGTACGGGACAACGATCTGTATCTGCTTGACCTGACCGCCACGCCGCCGGCCGAACGCCGGCTGACACAGGACGGCTCAAGCAGTGTGTTCAACGGCATCCTCGACTGGGTGTATGAAGAAGAAGTCTATGGGCGTGGGAAGCGCCGGGGCTACTGGTGGAATGCGACGGGGACGTTGCTGGCCTACCTGCGGTTGGATGATACGGCGGTGCCCGTCCACGTCCTGACCGATGACGTACCCTTTCGGCAGCGCGTGGAGCGGACGCACTACCCACAGGCCGGCGATCCGAACCCGCTGGTGTCGCTGCACGTGGCCACCTGTGAGGGCGAGACTGCTGAAGTCAGCTTGCAGGCGTATCCGGCCGATGATCGGATCGTCACCCGCGTCGGATGGCATCCTCAGCAGCCCAACACGCTGTTGTTCGAGGTACAGAACCGACGCCAGACACGGCTTGATCTCAACACAACGACGGTACTGATGCTGGAAAGCATGCCGCCACTGCCACGCCCGGCGGCGCCGGAGCGGCTGCTGCGGGAAGAGAGTGCGACGGCGTGGGTGGAAGTGGTCGAGCTACCCACTTTTCTCCCGGATGGGTCGTTTCTTTGGCAGAGCGATCAGACCGGCTTTCGGCATCTCTACCACCACGCGGCGGACGGGAAACGCCTGCGGGCGGTGACACAGGGCGAGTGGGATGTGCGTGAGTTGTATGGCGTCGCCAACGGGCAAGTGTATTTTGCCGCTGCGGCACACTCACCGATTGCCAATCACCTGTACCGCATCCAACTGGACGGCACAGGGCTGACCCGCCTGAGCCAGACCGAAGGAACCCATGCGGCGGAGTTCAATGCGACCTGTACGGCGTACTTCGATGTGTCGAGCACAGTCACGACGCCGCCGCAAATCACGCTCCACCAGGCTGACGGCAAGCTGGTGCGCATCATCGCCGATAACGCCGAGGCGCGGGCGCTGGCCGCCGAGTACGGCCTGGCGCGTCCTGACTTTCAGCAGGTCAAAACCCGCGATGGCTTCGTAATGGAAGCCATGCTGCTGCGTCCGCCGGATTTCGATCCGCAGAAGAAATATCCGGTCTGGTGCTATGCCTACAGCGGCCCGGGGGCGCAGTCGGTCGTGGACCGGTGGGGCGGACAGCGCATGCTCTGGCACCAGTTGCTGGCGCAGCGGGGCTACCTGGTCTGGATATGTGACAACCGTTCGGCCAGCGGCAAAGGGATGCGGTCAATGGCGCCGATTTACGGGCGGCTTGGTGAACTGGAACTGCGCGACCTGGAAGATGGGGTGGCCTATCTGAAGACGCTCCCTTATGTGGATGGCAACCGGATCGGTCTGTGGGGGTGGAGCTACGGGGGCTACATCACAGCCTACGCCCTTACACACAGCACGGTGTTCAAGTGTGGCATTGCCGGTGCGCCGGTCACGGATTGGCGCAACTACGACTCAATTTACACGGAACGCTACATGAAGCTGCCGCAGGATAACCCGGAAGGCTACGAACGAAGTTCCGTCGTGGCTGCCGCCCGGCACCTCCACGGGCCGTTGCTGCTCGTTCACGGGCTGATGGATGACAATGTGCATCCGCGCAACTCCGTGCAGCTCATCGATGCCCTGCACAAAGCCGACCGTCCCTTTGAGTTCCTGCCCTATCCGCAATCCCGCCACGGGGTGGTCACGCCCTACCGGGTCAAACACCTCTACGGGCGCATGCTGGCCTTCATTGAAAAACATCTGTAA
- a CDS encoding ABC transporter ATP-binding protein gives MSCQCFSSDLTPFANLPCSAMANAMSSHQRHATVGAELSPAAWPTVAASGTLRRMIVAKQLVKVYRDRKRGEVRAVDGISFTVRPGEIFGLLGANGAGKTTTLRMLGTLLQPTDGTAYVAGFDVRLEPENVRANIGFLSTTTALYGRLTVREMVEYFGRLHGLDETTLRRRIDEIFTTLDMHDFAKARCDTLSTGQKQRTSIARSIIHEPSVMIFDEPTTGLDVMTSRTIVGFIRRCRDEGRTVIFSTHVMSEAERLCDRIGIVHAGRLVATGTLAELRQQTGATFLEEVFLRLVAPDQPDL, from the coding sequence ATGTCATGCCAGTGTTTCTCCAGTGATTTGACGCCATTTGCCAACCTGCCATGTTCGGCCATGGCGAATGCCATGTCCAGTCACCAGCGCCATGCGACAGTGGGTGCCGAGCTGTCTCCGGCGGCTTGGCCAACGGTGGCGGCTTCCGGCACACTGCGCCGCATGATTGTCGCCAAGCAGCTCGTCAAGGTGTATCGTGACCGCAAGCGTGGCGAAGTGCGTGCCGTGGATGGCATCAGTTTCACGGTTCGTCCCGGAGAGATTTTCGGGCTTCTGGGCGCCAACGGCGCCGGGAAAACCACGACGCTGCGTATGCTCGGCACGCTGCTACAACCCACCGACGGCACGGCCTATGTAGCCGGTTTCGATGTGCGGCTCGAACCGGAAAACGTCCGCGCCAACATCGGCTTTCTTTCGACGACGACGGCGCTGTACGGCCGCCTGACCGTCCGGGAAATGGTGGAATACTTCGGACGCCTCCACGGCCTTGACGAAACGACCCTGCGCCGGCGCATTGACGAGATTTTCACCACGCTGGATATGCACGACTTTGCCAAAGCACGCTGCGACACCCTCTCGACCGGGCAGAAGCAGCGGACTTCGATTGCCCGCTCGATCATTCACGAACCGTCCGTCATGATTTTCGACGAACCGACGACCGGCCTCGACGTGATGACCTCACGGACAATTGTCGGTTTCATCCGGCGCTGCCGGGACGAAGGGCGCACAGTCATTTTCTCGACCCACGTCATGAGCGAAGCCGAACGGCTCTGCGACCGCATCGGGATTGTTCACGCCGGGCGGCTCGTGGCCACGGGTACGCTGGCGGAACTGCGGCAACAAACCGGGGCCACGTTCCTGGAAGAGGTGTTTTTACGGCTGGTTGCGCCTGACCAGCCAGACCTATGA
- a CDS encoding lipase family protein encodes MTNRIQSQRPASLTPAVQPKVSTPRKPPATPVTAATTPANTTRLGELQTAGTLRKGQILAASAATATPTRIFPTGPITGARPNPAAPPRVSPLSADSHLNGAAFRVTAPGVNPNAGPPVIVVNGISTPFAGATSLAQEMSRMTGRPVEMVYNNSDPAVAAGVSLAHHTRQARARAEADYNNLPLAVRVAMNIISPANREAFILGRTTRYLAEATVNPATADWVKRNALQNPPAAQTQANMILSQLANYPNEPVRVIGYSQGAAISAEALRMVEQELVRRHGSATANQMLARVQVMTLGGAANANDFPAAVNVTSIAHRSDIVSQYFGANRDAFGRGNVIDFFNFVRDGFGIPQHLNYFGPNGNPEVARRMQDWIQNPAAVDRNVILPDYRG; translated from the coding sequence ATGACGAACCGGATTCAATCCCAGCGGCCAGCTTCGCTCACCCCAGCGGTACAACCGAAGGTCTCCACCCCGCGCAAACCGCCAGCAACACCAGTCACTGCGGCCACCACGCCGGCCAACACGACCCGCTTGGGCGAACTTCAGACCGCCGGTACACTCCGCAAGGGACAAATCTTGGCGGCCTCGGCCGCGACGGCGACGCCCACCCGGATTTTCCCAACCGGGCCTATCACTGGCGCGCGCCCCAACCCGGCTGCGCCACCACGGGTGTCACCCCTGTCCGCGGATAGCCACCTCAACGGCGCAGCCTTTCGGGTGACGGCGCCGGGCGTCAATCCCAACGCTGGGCCGCCGGTCATTGTCGTCAACGGCATCAGCACCCCCTTTGCAGGCGCAACGAGCCTTGCTCAGGAAATGTCCCGGATGACTGGGCGACCGGTCGAGATGGTCTATAACAACTCCGACCCAGCCGTGGCCGCCGGGGTGTCTCTGGCACACCACACCCGCCAGGCGCGGGCGCGCGCCGAAGCTGACTACAACAACCTGCCGCTGGCAGTACGGGTGGCCATGAACATCATCAGCCCTGCCAACCGGGAAGCCTTCATCCTCGGTCGGACGACACGGTATCTGGCAGAAGCCACGGTCAATCCGGCGACGGCCGACTGGGTCAAACGGAATGCGCTCCAGAACCCACCAGCGGCCCAGACGCAGGCAAATATGATCTTGTCGCAGCTTGCCAACTATCCGAACGAACCGGTGCGCGTCATTGGCTACAGCCAGGGGGCTGCCATCAGCGCCGAGGCGCTCCGCATGGTCGAACAGGAACTTGTGCGGCGGCATGGTTCTGCTACGGCCAACCAGATGCTTGCCCGCGTGCAGGTCATGACGCTGGGTGGCGCAGCCAACGCGAATGACTTTCCGGCGGCTGTCAACGTCACTTCCATCGCCCACCGGAGCGACATCGTCAGCCAGTACTTCGGTGCCAACCGCGATGCCTTTGGGCGCGGGAATGTGATCGACTTCTTCAACTTCGTCCGGGATGGGTTTGGCATTCCCCAGCACCTGAACTACTTTGGCCCGAACGGCAATCCTGAAGTTGCACGCCGGATGCAGGACTGGATACAGAATCCGGCCGCAGTGGATCGCAACGTCATCCTGCCTGATTATCGCGGCTAG